The following coding sequences are from one Spea bombifrons isolate aSpeBom1 chromosome 13, aSpeBom1.2.pri, whole genome shotgun sequence window:
- the RECQL5 gene encoding ATP-dependent DNA helicase Q5, translated as MSQKMCSQPSTSLPANSKCRVQVALKDVFGFDSFRTDLQENATRTVVKGDRDVFVCMPTGAGKSLCYQLPAVLAVGITVVISPLIALIQDQVDHMLALKIKACSLNSKLPLQERKNILQDLESEHPKIKLLYITPEMAASPGFQPTLTLLVSRGLLSYLIIDEAHCVSEWGHDFRPDYMRLGSLRSRIPQTPCVALTATATKQVQEDIMTSLKLRQPIAIFKTPCFRFNLFYDVQMKELLGDPYGNLKEFCLKALGEKKPQGGFSGCGIVYCRTRESCEEVAIQLSQRGVKSKAYHAGLKAGDRVTIQNEWMEEVVPVIVATISFGMGVDKANVRFVAHWNVAKSMAGYYQESGRAGRDGKQSFCRLYYSRTDRDQVSFLINKEISQAQAKRRASKASDRAAMAGFETMVNFCESLGCRHAIIASYFGDERPLCNKACDCCKNPLAVKRQLEHLQGLLLSGKSRTCIQQPDKPTGPFGYDRELYEGGKKGYGFASCDDSYEGGQADNKDDHKREWNSFYQKQMNLRKSKQLEEFIPPDDDCLLKDAANDKIPKLTVKAREHCLKMLEEALSKNLEMTKSESCSDVGSLAINLEFEIFRSSKVSNVYKAGILKKVTDINKASKDGELHAVFGSTDCTEKPEVKSNFPECEFVTASQMQIKRKRMGAGSALFQTASSFLESTKADDAGFSLSSLGSSHNPPSNSVDDASNHTGSKNLDSPSKKVESPSKKMKPGKKKKDLATAASKDSQEISKFFTSQKKRKTAESDGKKRFESPCISESEVSQEQKAESLLNGHQVRSKEHSGSAPDLQRLDSLALPTSDIRENTGCPKQLETNELLKDPQPSDTKVLSKDKHRTQSLQDLPKPTPDLQELQNVSLNTDSIDNRENSWSRSRTPEEEVGEKDSGLPANKKPRIEDKSSSILFHPDKVPSGQGKKKVTFDPNLSREDKEGTAKILQPPSGNKVVTLKETADIVVKYLTPFFRDGKFASKDLFKAFARQLSHYLAGENKTPLRKNVKEEAQRLIKAFFKNRTRCESEKEWEELLLSAST; from the exons CGGAGCAGGGAAGTCTCTGTGTTACCAGCTTCCAGCTGTTCTAGCCGTGGGAATCACTGTTGTCATTTCTCCTCTAATTGCTTTGATTCAG GATCAAGTAGATCACATGCTTGCTCTAAAGATAAAAGCTTGCTCTCTGAACTCCAAGCTGCCTCTTCAGGAACGCAAAAATATTCTGCAAGACCTGGAGAGCGAGCATCCAAAAATCAAATTACTTTATATCACCCCAGAGATGGCAGCGTCTCCAGGTTTTCAGCCCACACTGACACTGCTTGTCTCACGTGGCCTTCTGTCCTACCTCATCATAGATGAAGCGCATTGTGTTTCAGAGTGGGGGCACGATTTCCGCCCCGATTACATGCGCCTGGGTTCCTTGCGCTCCCGCATACCACAAACACCATGTGTGGCCCTCACTGCCACTGCCACTAAGCAAGTGCAAGAAGACATCATGACTTCACTGAAGCTGCGCCAACCCATTGCTATATTTAAAACGCCTTGCTTCCGTTTCAACCTGTTTTATGACGTGCAGATGAAGGAGCTACTAGGCGATCCTTATGGGAACCTGAAAGAATTTTGTCTGAAAGCtctgggagaaaaaaagccccaAGGG GGTTTCTCAGGCTGTGGGATCGTTTACTGCAGGACCAGAGAAAGTTGTGAAGAGGTGGCTATCCAGCTGTCCCAACGAGGGGTCAAGTCCAAAGCCTATCATGCTG GTCTTAAAGCTGGAGATAGAGTGACGATTCAGAACGAGTGGATGGAGGAGGTTGTTCCAGTTATTGTGGCTACGATTAGTTTTGGAATGGGTGTTGATAAAGCCAATGTAAG GTTTGTGGCTCACTGGAACGTTGCCAAGTCAATGGCAGGTTATTACCAGGAGTCAGGGAGAGCCGGCCGTGATGGCAAGCAGTCCTTCTGTCGTCTGTATTACTCCAGAACTGACCGGGACCAAGTGAGCTTCCTCATCAACAAGGAAATCTCACAAGCCCAG GCAAAGAgaagagcttccaaagcatctgATAGAGCTGCCATGGCTGGATTTGAGACAATGGTGAACTTCTGTGAGTCTTTGGG GTGTCGTCACGCTATTATTGCATCTTATTTTGGGGACGAGCGGCCGCTGTGTAATAAGGCCTGTGACTGCTGTAAGAACCCTCTGGCAGTGAAGCGCCAGCTAGAGCATTTGCAGGGTCTGCTCCTGAGTGGCAAAAGCCGGACTTGCATCCAGCAGCCTGACAAACCAACTGGACCGTTTGGATACGACAGAGAGCTTTATGAGGGAGGGAAGAAGGGCTACGGGTTTGCCAG TTGTGATGACAGTTATGAAGGCGGCCAGGCGGACAACAAAGACGATCACAAACGAGAGTGGAACAGCTTCTACCAGAAACAGATGAATCTGCGTAAG agtAAGCAGCTGGAAGAATTCATACCGCCAG ATGATGACTGCCTTCTTAAAGATGCTGCCAATGACAAGATCCCAAAATTGACCGTGAAG GCCAGGGAGCATTGTCTGAAGATGTTGGAAGAAGCTCTCAGCAAAAATCTGGAAATGACAAAATCTGAAAGCTG TTCTGACGTGGGTTCGTTGGCTATAAATTTAGAGTTTGAGATTTTCAGAAGCAGCAAAGTGTCCAATGTCTACAAGGCAGGAATACTGAAAAAG GTAACTGATATTAACAAGGCATCAAAAGACGGGGAGCTGCACGCTGTGTTCGGATCCACTGATTGTACGGAGAAGCCAGAGGTGAAGTCGAATTTTCCAGAATGTGAATTTGTGACTGCATCGCAAATGCAG ATTAAGAGGAAGCGAATGGGAGCGGGGTCTGCGCTGTTTCAGACCGCATCAAGTTTCTTAGAATCCACCAAAGCAGACGACGCTGGATTTTCACTGTCTAGTCTTGGGAGCAGCCACAATCCACCATCGAATAGTGTTGATGACGCCTCAAACCATACAGGTAGTAAAAACTTGGATAGTCCAAGCAAAAAAGTTGAAAGTCCCAGCAAAAAGATGAAACCCggcaagaaaaagaaagaccTTGCAACGGCAGCCTCGAAGGACTCGCAGGAAATTTCAAAGTTTTTCACATcgcaaaagaagagaaaaactGCAGAGAGTGATGGCAAAAAACGTTTTGAGAGCCCCTGCATCAGTGAATCAGAGGTGAGCCAAGAACAAAAGGCTGAGAGCTTGCTGAATGGACACCAAGTGCGTAGCAAAGAACATTCTGGGAGCGCCCCAGATCTACAGCGTTTGGATAGTTTAGCTCTACCAACATCAGATATAAGGGAAAACACAGGATGTCCAAAGCAATTAGAAACAAATGAGCTCTTGAAGGATCCACAGCCGTCAGACACAAAGGTCCTCTCTAAGGACAAACACAGAACGCAGTCTTTGCAAGACCTACCAAAGCCAACTCCGGATCTACAGGAACTCCAAAATGTCAGCTTGAACACTGACTCGATAGATAATAG GGAGAATTCCTGGAGCAGGTCCAGGACCCCGGAGGAGGAGGTAGGCGAGAAG GATTCTGGACTTCCTGCCAACAAGAAGCCAAGAATAGAAGATAAATCTTCCTCCATTTTGTTCCACCCTGACAAAGTACCTAGTGgtcaaggaaagaaaaaagttacCTTCGACCCTAACCTGAGCAGGGAAGACAAAGAAGGAACAGCTAAAATCCTCCAGCCACCATCTGGGAATAAAGTAGTTACCCTGAAGGAGACAGCTGACATCGTGGTGAAGTACTTAACACCTTTCTTCCGTGATGGGAAATTTGCATCAAAG GATTTATTTAAAGCATTTGCTCGGCAGTTGTCTCATTACCTAGCAGGGGAGAACAAGACACCACTGAGAAAGAATG TAAAAGAAGAAGCCCAGAGACTGATCAAGGCATTTTTTAAGAACCGGACACGTTGTGAGAGTGAGAAGGAGTGGGAAGAACTGTTGCTGAGTGCTTCCACTTGA